The following proteins are co-located in the Pomacea canaliculata isolate SZHN2017 linkage group LG10, ASM307304v1, whole genome shotgun sequence genome:
- the LOC112573179 gene encoding excitatory amino acid transporter 3-like, whose protein sequence is MAPTSADCVDTQTTESKRERRKMFIKDLVFILFLVLGVIVGIGLGVGLKYLPEPWTPNDKRKIFYLRFPGDLLLNMLKLLILPLILSSLVTAMATLDKKASGKLGLGAMIYYMTTTLSAVILGIILVLAIHPGDPRDLSTIPRSGASKNTKPLDALLDLIRNCFPDNVITMCFQRETTDIDLVKDVPRNVSNGTHIVEVTDIIETPKLVVSSGMNVLGLVVFSIALGCVLNHLGDKGKPLYDLFNSLNDATMVLIKLVIWYSPIGIIFLVASKFVDTDDIADVAARLGMYMVTVLAGLAIHSIVVLPLLYFIVTRKNPGRFFTNMLKALCTAWGTASSSATLPVTMECLTNKNNIDERIVRFVIPVGATINMDGTALYEAVASIFIAQVNNISLSIADVIIISLTSTAAAVGAAGVPQAGLVTMVIVLTAVNLPTEDVTLILAIDWLLDRFRTAVNVWGDAIGAGVLDHIFRKTFAAPPDAHDTSSDSTSTCPSNEVPMKEEGPPGYANGVIYDNQAFESAQELTRTRL, encoded by the exons ATGGCGCCCACATCAGCAGATTGTGTCGACACACAAACGACAGAAAGCAAgcgagaaagaaggaaaatgttcATCAAGGACTTGGTGTTTATCCTCTTTCTCGTCCTCGGTGTAATCGTTGGTATTGGACTTGGTGTGGGACTCAAATACCTCCCAGAACCTTGGACTCCCAACGACAAGCGCAAGATCTTCTACCTCAGGTTTCCTGGGGATTTGTTGCTCAACATGCTAAAG CTACTCATCCTACCCTtgatcctgtccagcctggtGACGGCGATGGCGACGCTGGATAAGAAAGCTTCTGGTAAACTGGGGCTGGGTGCCATGATCTACTACATGACCACCACACTGTCAGCCGTTATTCTTGGCATCATCCTTGTCCTGGCCATCCATCCGGGAGACCCACGTGACCTTAGCACCATTCCACGGAGTGGCGCCTCCAAGAACACCAAACCACTGGATGCTCTGCTGGACTTGATCAG AAACTGCTTTCCGGACAATGTAATTACGATGTGTTTTCAACGG GAGACAACAGACATTGATTTGGTGAAAGACGTCCCCAGAAACGTGTCCAATGGAACTCATATAG TGGAAGTCACAGACATTATAGAGACCCCGAAGCTTGTCGTAAGCTCTGGCATGAATGTTCTGGGTCTGGTGGTCTTCTCTATCGCCCTGGGCTGCGTCCTCAATCACCTGGGAGACAAGGGCAAGCCCCTCTACGACCTCTTCAACTCGCTGAACGACGCCACCATGGTGCTCATCAAGCTGGTCATCTG GTACTCGCCAATCGGAATCATCTTCCTGGTGGCCTCCAAGTTCGTGGACACGGACGACATCGCCGACGTCGCCGCGCGGCTGGGAATGTACATGGTGACGGTGCTGGCTGGGCTGGCCATCCACTCCATCGTCGTGTTGCCCCTTCTTTACTTCATCGTCACACGCAAGAACCCGGGCAGGTTCTTCACCAACATGCTCAAAGCATTGTGTACTGCTTGGGGCACCGCCTCCAG CTCGGCCACGCTTCCGGTGACGATGGAGTGCTTGACCAACAAGAACAACATTGACGAACGCATCGTGAGGTTCGTGATCCCAGTGGGCGCCACCATCAACATGGACGGCACGGCGCTGTACGAAGCCGTGGCCAGCATCTTCATCGCGCAGGTCAACAACATCTCGCTCAGCATCGctgacgtcatcatcatcag TCTGACGTCTACCGCAGCAGCTGTTGGCGCGGCAGGTGTACCCCAGGCCGGTCTTGTAACCATGGTGATTGTTCTAACGGCTGTCAACCTGCCCACTGAGGACGTGACCCTTATCCTGGCCATCGACTGGCTTTT AGATCGCTTTCGCACGGCTGTCAACGTGTGGGGGGACGCCATCGGCGCCGGGGTGCTGGACCACATTTTCCGCAAGACCTTCGCCGCCCCACCCGATGCGCACGACACCTCCTCCGACTCGAccagcacatgcccatccaaTGAAGTACCCATGAAGGAAGAGGGGCCCCCGGGGTATGCTAATGGAGTCATCTACGACAACCAAGCCTTTGAGTCCGCACAGGAATTAACTCGAACGCGCCTGTAG